Part of the Roseobacter litoralis Och 149 genome, AAATCGCCCCCGGCATTGATCTGGAGCATGATATTTTGAGACTGATGGACGTGCCCCCGATTGTAGATGAAATCTGCCTCATGGACCCGCGCATTTTCCGCACACAAGAGATGGGCCTGCGCACCGACCTGTTGCACCTTGATCTGCCGGACCGCGTGGCGATCGAGAGCAAGCTCGGCCAGCTATTTCTCAACTTCGAGAAAATGCGCATCCGCACACAAGACGAAATCGATCTGGTCAGAACGGCGGTCGCCCGCACCTGTGAGGCCCATGGCAAGCGGGTTGATGTCATCGTGAACTATGATGGTTTTCGTATTGACGAAGCGCTCGAAAGCAACTGGGCCGACATGGTGAACCGCTTGACAGAACGCTATTACGCAAAGGTTTCGCGCTATTCCGGATCGGCCTTCATGCGGATGAAACTGGGAAAGGTCTTTCCCGACGCGCGCACGCATATCTTTGAGACCGGCCCGCAGGCGCAGGCGTTCCTCGGGGCTGAAGAGGCGCCATAAAGCGTCATGCGAAAAACCTGAAACACCTAGCGCCATCTGACATCAAGGATTTCAACGCGTTACGTGATACGTGATATTTCAGGTATTTCGTCAGACGCTCTAGGTGATCTGCGATGGTCCAAGTATCTTGTCAGACGCCATAACTCAGGATTGTGGCAGATCGCCCAGATCAAGGTTCACGGCGAATTGAGTGCCAATGGCATCTGCTGCTGCGCTCAGCTGCGCAAGATGCGCCTGCGCGACATCATCCACGCTGCGCCTTTCGGCGAGCCAGACCAAACTCAGCGCCCCCACGACCTGATCGCTGGCGCGGATGGCAACGCTGATCGCGCTGGGAATTCCGCCATAGTCCACCGCGCGCCCCCAATAGCCATGTTCCCGGCTGGCAAAGCTGCGCGCGCGGATATCTTTGAGTTTATCCGGCAGTTGCGCGGCGGCATCGCGGTCTTTGCCTTTCAGGCTCGCGCTCAGTTTGTCGGAGAATTCCATCAGTTCCCCGGGCCCCAAGGCGGCCAGAAAAGCACAGCCCAAAGCCGAGCGGAAAGGCGAAGGGCGGTAGCCGATACAATCGGGAAAGATACCATGCCGGCCATAGTGTCGGGTCGTATCGACAATCTCGACCCGCCCGTTTCCGATCGCGGCGGCAAGATCCACCCCCAGCCCGGTTGCCTTGGATAATTCCATGATTTCTGCGCTTCCGGCCTCGACCAGCGCATCTATCGAATCAGGGTAGACGCTCAAGCGCGGGAACCGGGACCCAATACGATACCGACTGTCGCTGCGGCTCTGGGTCAGCCATCTTTGATTGACCAGCGTTGCGCAAATTCTCAGGATCGTGGCTTTGGGCAAACCCGTCTGATCCGCCAGAAAAACCAATGAACACACGCCATTACTCGACACAACTTCGAGTATTTTCATACTGCGTTCAACAGAGCGATTTAGTTTGACCACGCGTTCCACCTAGTGAAACGCATGTTCGACCTTAAAGGGATGTGTGTCTAGTTAATATTGTGGTGCGCCGTGGCCGGGCAGAAAGGCTTGCCGCAGACCGAGGAGGAGGGGACCTGTGCAGAATGTGCTTTCAAGATCCGTGACGGGATTGAGCCTGGCATTGTCCGGTTTGATCATCGTCGTCGTTTTCTACGTCTCTGTCTTTGGTGTCTTCAGCGAATCCTACCTTCGGGTCGGCATGTTGCTGGTCGGTGGCCTGCTGATCCTGCTCTTTCAGGTCGAGCGCAGCGGCAGCCCTGTGGGAAAACTGCTGGCGCTCATCACGGCGGCCTTTCTCGGCGTTGCGGTCTATCAGTACTTTCGCGCCGCTGCGGAAATTGAAACCGGTCTTTATTTTCTGACATCCACAGATATCTGGCTGGGCACTTTGGGTTTGATCGCCGTGATCGAACTGACCCGCCGTTCTGTCGGCATGGTCATGGCCTGTGTGGCGGGTTTTGTTCTGATTTATGGCGCATTCGGGCAGTTCGCGCCAGGCTTCATGCGCCATGCGGGGATGACGTCTGAGGAATTGATTCAGGTTCTGTGGTATTCTTTCGACGGTGTTTTCGGACGTCCGATGGCCACGGTCGTCTCGACCATTCTTATCTTCATCATCTTCGGGGCTATTCTGGAATTCCTGACCATTGATCAGGTGTTGGTGAAACTGGCGCTGGCCGCCACCGGGCGCGTGCGGTCCGGTCCTGCGGCTGCGGCAACGATTGCCAGCGGTCTGTTCGGCACGATTTCGGGCAGTGCGGTGGCCAATGTGGTCGGCACGGGGGTCATCACCATTCCGTTGATCAAGAAACGCGGTTTCAAACCGCATTTCGCAGGCGCGGTTGAGGCCGCAGCCTCTAGCGGGGGGCAGATCACACCCCCGATCATGGGCGCGGTTGCCTTTATCATGGCCGACGTGACAGGCCAGCCTTATCTGACGATTTGTGTGGCGGCTGCGGTTCCGGCGATCCTCTATTACGTTGGTTTGTTCATGGCGACGTCCAGTGCGGCGCGCGACATGGATCTTGATATCTCCGCACAGCCCAAGATGAATTTTGCATGGCGCGAGGTCGCGCAGATCATTGTGTTCATGCTGTCCCTGACGGCTATTGTCGTGGCCATGGTCGGGGGGGCTTCGCCCGCCTATGCGGGCTTTATCGGCGTGGCCTTCGCCATGGTCTTCGGCTTCGCGCTAAAGCCGAGCCTGCTGACGGACATCCCGTCCTGGATCAAGTTCATCCGCTCAGCGGGCATGATTTCCGCCCAGCTGGTGGTCATCGTGGGGGCCGTGGGGATCATCATCGGCATTTTGAACCTGACCGGTGTCGGCCTGCGGTTCGCGTCGCTTGTTGGCAGCTATGCCGACGGGCAACTGGCGGTATCCCTGCTGCTCATGGCCTTGGCCTGTCTGTTGCTCGGCATGGGGATGCCCACGGTGCCCGCCTATCTGATCATCGTGCTGGTCATGGGCCCTGCGCTGCAAAAGCTTGGCGTGCCAATCATTCACACGCATATGTTCGTGCTGTATTTCGGCGTGTTGTCGGCTGTGACCCCGCCTGTTGCACTGGCCGCCTTTGCCGCCGCACCAATTGCGAGGGCCGGGGCCATGCGCACCGCTGTTGAGGCCTCCCGGCTGGCCTTGCCCGGCTTTGTGATCCCTTTTGCCTTTATCTATCAGCCCGCAATGTTGCTCGGCACCGGCTATCCGCTGATGGAATCGGTGCAATCGATCCTGTTTGTCACACTTGCCGTGCTGCATATTTCGCGCGCCTGTTACCCGGCCAAAGGCAAGGCACGCTATGCGCCCATCGGGCTGGCCCTCGCTTTCGCGCTCTTGTTCTTAGGAGCTTATGTGTCATGGATTGCTGTGGCTGCGACCTTTGCGCTGTGGTCCGTCGTCAGGTTCGGCACCTTCATGACGCCCGAAAATACTTGATCCAGAGGAGGAACGACCCATGACACCCCCAAACCTGACCCGCCGCTCCCTGTTGGCAAGCACGGCAGGTGCGGCTGCACTTGCGGCCTTGCCGCGTGCCGCTTTTGCCAAGGAGTTGCTGCGCATGTCGACACTCGGACCGGGCACCAGCCCAAACCTTGTGATGACGACCTTTGCAAACATCGTGAACGGCGCGCTACCGGACTACGAGATCCAGTTGAACGCGACCGGTGCCGCGACCCGCCACGTGCTTGAAGTGGCCATGGGCCGCAGCGATTTCTGCATGTCCTCGCCGGTGATTCATGCGCTGATGCGCCGTCAGGCCGCGATGTATGAGAAAATCGAACAAGCCCCCGAACTGGTCAAGAACCTGCGCACGGTGCTGAACTTCCCAATGGGGGTTTATCACATTGCGGTTTATGGATCCTCCGGCATCACGTCCATGGATCAGATCGCTGGCAAACGCGTCTTTCTCGGCCCGCCCGGTGGTGCCGCATTCACGACCATGCAGCGTCTGTTCAAAGCGGTTGCTGGCCTCGAAGCGGGCACGGATTACGAAGCGGTCAGCCTTGGTTGGGACGCTGCAGCTGCGGCCTTTCAGGACGGCAACATCGATGTTTATTGCAACCCGACCAACGCGCCCAGCCCGGCCCTGACGCAGATCGCCGTCACCAATGAAATCCGCTTCCTCGGCATTCCCTCAGAGGCGCTCGAGACCGAAGGGGTGCAGGCCCTTGTAGGGCGTCCGGGTTTCAGCGCGGCGACACTGCCCGCGGGTGCTTACGGCGACAATCAGATGAACGAAGAGGATGTCACGACCCTTGGCGTGACTGTGGGCATCGTCACTAATCAGGACGCGGACGAGGAGATGATCTATCAGATGAGCAAGGCCTTCTACGCCGGGGTCAAAGAAGCGGGCGATGGGTCGCCGTGGTTGCGGGCGATCACCCCCGAAGGTGCCGTGCAGGACATCAACCTCGCCCTGCACCCCGGTGCCCTGCGCGCCCTGAGCGAGATGGGTGTGGCCATCCCGGACGCCGCCAAAGGCTAATCGGTCTGGCCGGCGCGCACACAGCCCCGGCCATTCCTGTTGTTTTCAATGATCTGCAGAACCCGGAAACTCTCATGACAAAAAACGTCCTCTTCATCATGTGTGATCAACTGCGGTGGGATTACCTGTCCTGCGCGGGGCATCCGGGCCTTGAAACACCCCATATCGACGCGCTGGCCAAACGCGGCGTGCGCTTTGACCGGGCCTATGTGCAATCGCCCATCTGCGGTCCATCGCGGATGTCCTTTTACACCGGGCGCTACGTCAGCTCGCATGGCTCAACATGGAACAGCATCCCGCTGAAGGTGGGTGAGATGACCTTGGGCGATCATTTGCGCCCGCTGGGTGTGCGCACGGCTCTTTGCGGCAAGACACATATGGCTGCCGATGCGGAAGGCATGAAGCGCCTTGGCCTAGCACCCGACAGCACCATCGGGGCGTTGGTGGCGGAATGTGGGTTTGAGCCCTATGAGCGCGACGACGGGCTGCACCCAAGCACGTCCTATGGCAAGCGCAACAAGAACTACGATGATTTCATGAAGGAGCGCGGCTGGGAGGATGAAAACCCGTGGGACAGCGTGGCCAACAGCGGTGAGGATCAGGATGGCAATATCCTCAGCGG contains:
- a CDS encoding IclR family transcriptional regulator translates to MVKLNRSVERSMKILEVVSSNGVCSLVFLADQTGLPKATILRICATLVNQRWLTQSRSDSRYRIGSRFPRLSVYPDSIDALVEAGSAEIMELSKATGLGVDLAAAIGNGRVEIVDTTRHYGRHGIFPDCIGYRPSPFRSALGCAFLAALGPGELMEFSDKLSASLKGKDRDAAAQLPDKLKDIRARSFASREHGYWGRAVDYGGIPSAISVAIRASDQVVGALSLVWLAERRSVDDVAQAHLAQLSAAADAIGTQFAVNLDLGDLPQS
- a CDS encoding TRAP transporter permease, whose product is MQNVLSRSVTGLSLALSGLIIVVVFYVSVFGVFSESYLRVGMLLVGGLLILLFQVERSGSPVGKLLALITAAFLGVAVYQYFRAAAEIETGLYFLTSTDIWLGTLGLIAVIELTRRSVGMVMACVAGFVLIYGAFGQFAPGFMRHAGMTSEELIQVLWYSFDGVFGRPMATVVSTILIFIIFGAILEFLTIDQVLVKLALAATGRVRSGPAAAATIASGLFGTISGSAVANVVGTGVITIPLIKKRGFKPHFAGAVEAAASSGGQITPPIMGAVAFIMADVTGQPYLTICVAAAVPAILYYVGLFMATSSAARDMDLDISAQPKMNFAWREVAQIIVFMLSLTAIVVAMVGGASPAYAGFIGVAFAMVFGFALKPSLLTDIPSWIKFIRSAGMISAQLVVIVGAVGIIIGILNLTGVGLRFASLVGSYADGQLAVSLLLMALACLLLGMGMPTVPAYLIIVLVMGPALQKLGVPIIHTHMFVLYFGVLSAVTPPVALAAFAAAPIARAGAMRTAVEASRLALPGFVIPFAFIYQPAMLLGTGYPLMESVQSILFVTLAVLHISRACYPAKGKARYAPIGLALAFALLFLGAYVSWIAVAATFALWSVVRFGTFMTPENT
- a CDS encoding TAXI family TRAP transporter solute-binding subunit gives rise to the protein MTPPNLTRRSLLASTAGAAALAALPRAAFAKELLRMSTLGPGTSPNLVMTTFANIVNGALPDYEIQLNATGAATRHVLEVAMGRSDFCMSSPVIHALMRRQAAMYEKIEQAPELVKNLRTVLNFPMGVYHIAVYGSSGITSMDQIAGKRVFLGPPGGAAFTTMQRLFKAVAGLEAGTDYEAVSLGWDAAAAAFQDGNIDVYCNPTNAPSPALTQIAVTNEIRFLGIPSEALETEGVQALVGRPGFSAATLPAGAYGDNQMNEEDVTTLGVTVGIVTNQDADEEMIYQMSKAFYAGVKEAGDGSPWLRAITPEGAVQDINLALHPGALRALSEMGVAIPDAAKG